The Williamsia sp. DF01-3 genome has a window encoding:
- a CDS encoding adenylate/guanylate cyclase domain-containing protein has translation MVERQSRLQRGWHLLRWLVRTPWPVLALDMLRANVVGALFTFAFLRFGLPQQTSVQLSEISGLSQLVFVVYLFIAGLVSAYATIALSLPVLVWTRRRSRLDNESARRRALRLPVLLVQVHGALWLLGGAIFALLSLSQSAKTAIVVALGSFVGALITCVLGYMQSEKVLRPITVAAMANNPESATAPSVTQRIILFWIISVAAPLCVIIALVIGQQIGVIDTDAAGLQRPVLWMAIAALAFGSIGLVRVVSAIADPIKQLRFAQAEVREGNLDTSVRIYDGSDLGLLQAGFNEMVADVRERQQLRNLFGRYVGEDVARRAIEIGTELGGEERYVGVLFVDIVGSTRLAVNRPPRDVVNLLNEFFRVIVDVVGRHGGFVNKFQGDAALAIFGAPLDQEDFAGQALAAARTLRQELDAALGDTDVGIGVSAGKAIAGHIGSQQRLEYTVIGDPVNEAARLTDLAKFEPSRVLGSARAVYLASSEEAEHWDIGEGVELRGRGIETRLARPKYEVEV, from the coding sequence GTGGTGGAAAGACAGTCACGCTTACAACGGGGATGGCACCTGTTGCGCTGGCTGGTGCGCACACCGTGGCCGGTGCTGGCTCTGGACATGCTCCGGGCCAATGTCGTCGGTGCCCTGTTCACTTTCGCATTCCTCCGGTTCGGCCTCCCCCAGCAGACGTCGGTCCAGTTGTCCGAGATCAGCGGCCTGAGCCAGCTGGTGTTCGTGGTCTACCTCTTCATCGCCGGCCTGGTGAGTGCGTACGCCACCATCGCCCTGTCGCTCCCGGTTCTCGTATGGACCCGCCGACGATCCCGACTCGACAACGAGAGCGCACGCCGACGCGCCCTCCGCCTCCCGGTGCTGCTGGTGCAGGTGCATGGCGCCCTGTGGTTGCTCGGCGGCGCGATCTTCGCGCTCCTCAGCCTCTCGCAATCGGCAAAAACAGCCATCGTCGTGGCACTCGGTTCGTTCGTCGGCGCCCTCATCACCTGCGTGCTGGGCTACATGCAGTCGGAGAAGGTACTCCGACCCATCACCGTTGCCGCGATGGCCAACAACCCCGAGAGCGCCACGGCCCCAAGCGTCACCCAGCGCATCATCCTGTTCTGGATCATCAGCGTGGCTGCTCCCCTCTGCGTCATCATCGCGCTGGTGATCGGTCAGCAGATCGGCGTGATCGACACCGACGCCGCCGGTCTGCAACGCCCGGTCCTGTGGATGGCGATCGCCGCCCTCGCCTTCGGTTCGATCGGTCTCGTGCGCGTGGTGTCCGCCATCGCCGACCCCATCAAACAGCTCCGGTTCGCGCAGGCCGAGGTGCGTGAGGGAAACCTCGACACCTCCGTGCGCATCTACGACGGCAGCGACCTCGGTCTCCTGCAGGCGGGATTCAACGAGATGGTGGCCGATGTGCGTGAGCGCCAACAGCTCCGCAACCTGTTCGGCCGCTACGTCGGCGAAGACGTGGCGCGCCGTGCCATCGAGATCGGCACCGAACTCGGTGGCGAAGAACGCTACGTCGGGGTGCTGTTCGTCGACATCGTCGGATCAACCCGACTGGCCGTCAACCGACCACCCCGCGACGTCGTCAACCTGCTCAACGAGTTCTTCCGGGTGATCGTCGACGTCGTCGGCCGCCACGGGGGCTTCGTCAACAAGTTCCAGGGCGACGCCGCCCTCGCGATCTTCGGCGCCCCCTTGGATCAAGAGGACTTCGCAGGTCAGGCCCTCGCCGCGGCACGGACGTTGCGTCAGGAACTCGATGCCGCGCTCGGCGACACCGACGTCGGCATCGGGGTATCGGCGGGCAAAGCCATTGCCGGACACATCGGTTCGCAACAGCGCCTCGAGTACACCGTCATCGGCGACCCGGTCAACGAGGCTGCCCGGCTGACCGACCTGGCGAAGTTCGAGCCGAGTCGCGTACTCGGTTCCGCCCGCGCCGTGTACCTGGCGTCATCAGAGGAAGCCGAGCACTGGGACATCGGCGAAGGTGTCGAACTACGTGGACGGGGCATCGAGACACGTTTGGCGAGGCCGAAATACGAGGTCGAGGTCTAG
- a CDS encoding DEAD/DEAH box helicase yields MSSDDFGSALLARTLAGISPDESPLTHKSVIPSRTASFAEWPNWVAGPVKEALVEAGVRRPWSHQVAAAEHAWAGRHVVLSTGTASGKSLAYQVPILSRMLADPRATALYLAPTKALGADQLRSVSSLLAGRKEFLHLQPCAYDGDTEPAVRQWAREHSRWIFTNPDMLHIGILGSHGRWRHFLRGLQFIVVDECHHYRGVFGSHTALVLRRLLRLARAVGADPVVIGASATSGTPGAALSRLVGAPCEEITDDGSPHGARTVALWEPGFVPEMTGENGAPVRKQAGAEAARILADLVLEGARTLCFVRSRRGVELAALSAKRILDEVDPELSSRVAAYRAGYLADDRRVLERDLADGRLLGVATTNALELGVDISGLDAIVVAGFPGTVASFWQQAGRAGRRGEGSLVVLVARDDPLDTYLVNHPEALLDKPVEATVTDPTNPYVLGPQLLCAAAEMPLKEAEVDAFGARELLEDLARQGLIRHRKAGWYVAAGVDPHGAVDIRGGIGGQVMIVDETSAQLLGTVDTGRAMSTVHPGAVHIHQGESYVVDELDLEDGLALVHPEEPDWTTSARETTVVEITEVMQEQRHGPLKVSLVRVDVTHQVIGYLRKLLTGEVLDSVELDMPPQTLSTRAVMYTIEPEALDAIGIAEVDFPGALHAAEHAAIGLLPLVATCDRWDIGGLSTNLHPDTGLPTVFVYDGYPGGAGFADRGHEAFEMWIKATRDAVSDCGCEAGCPSCVQSPKCGNGNDPLDKAAAIRVLDLILRELPDS; encoded by the coding sequence ATGAGTAGTGATGATTTCGGCTCCGCGCTACTGGCGCGGACATTGGCCGGAATCTCCCCTGATGAATCGCCACTCACTCACAAGTCGGTAATTCCCAGCCGGACAGCATCTTTCGCCGAGTGGCCGAACTGGGTCGCCGGTCCGGTTAAGGAAGCGCTTGTGGAGGCGGGTGTTCGCAGACCGTGGTCGCACCAGGTGGCGGCCGCCGAACACGCCTGGGCCGGTCGACATGTGGTGCTTTCCACAGGCACCGCGTCCGGTAAATCGCTCGCCTATCAAGTGCCCATCTTGAGCAGGATGCTCGCCGACCCGCGGGCCACCGCCCTCTACCTCGCGCCCACCAAAGCGCTCGGTGCAGACCAGCTCCGCTCCGTCAGCTCGCTCTTGGCCGGGCGAAAGGAGTTCCTGCACCTACAGCCTTGCGCGTACGACGGAGACACCGAACCTGCGGTCCGGCAATGGGCACGCGAACATTCGAGGTGGATCTTCACCAACCCCGACATGCTGCACATCGGAATACTCGGCTCCCACGGTCGATGGCGGCATTTCCTGCGCGGTCTGCAATTCATCGTCGTCGACGAATGTCACCACTACCGCGGCGTATTCGGGTCACACACCGCCCTGGTGTTGCGGCGTCTGCTGCGATTGGCACGCGCGGTCGGTGCCGATCCGGTGGTGATCGGGGCCAGCGCCACCTCGGGAACGCCGGGTGCGGCTCTGAGCAGACTCGTCGGCGCCCCCTGCGAGGAGATCACCGACGACGGGTCGCCCCACGGTGCTCGCACCGTCGCTTTGTGGGAACCAGGCTTCGTACCCGAGATGACCGGGGAGAACGGAGCGCCGGTGCGCAAACAGGCCGGCGCCGAAGCCGCCCGCATCCTCGCCGACCTGGTACTCGAAGGCGCCCGGACACTCTGTTTTGTACGCAGCCGCCGAGGAGTGGAGCTGGCCGCACTCTCGGCCAAACGCATTCTCGACGAGGTCGACCCCGAGTTGTCGTCACGGGTGGCCGCGTACCGCGCCGGTTACCTCGCCGACGACCGCAGAGTGCTCGAGCGCGACCTCGCCGACGGTCGACTACTGGGGGTCGCGACCACCAACGCGCTGGAGCTCGGCGTCGACATCAGTGGTCTCGATGCCATTGTGGTGGCGGGTTTTCCGGGCACTGTCGCGTCGTTCTGGCAGCAGGCCGGCCGCGCCGGCCGCCGCGGTGAGGGTTCACTGGTGGTGCTCGTCGCCCGCGACGACCCCCTCGACACCTATCTGGTGAACCATCCGGAAGCGTTGCTGGACAAGCCCGTCGAGGCAACGGTCACCGACCCCACCAACCCGTATGTACTCGGTCCTCAATTGCTCTGCGCGGCAGCGGAGATGCCTCTGAAAGAGGCCGAGGTGGACGCATTCGGCGCACGGGAGCTGCTCGAGGACCTCGCCCGGCAAGGGCTCATCCGTCACCGGAAGGCCGGCTGGTACGTCGCGGCGGGCGTAGATCCTCATGGCGCCGTGGACATCCGGGGCGGCATCGGCGGGCAGGTGATGATCGTTGACGAGACCAGCGCCCAACTGCTGGGCACCGTGGACACCGGCCGGGCCATGTCCACCGTCCACCCCGGAGCCGTCCACATCCATCAGGGTGAGAGCTACGTCGTCGATGAACTCGACCTCGAGGACGGGCTGGCGCTGGTCCACCCAGAAGAACCGGACTGGACCACCAGCGCCCGCGAGACGACAGTCGTGGAGATCACCGAGGTGATGCAGGAACAGCGGCACGGACCGTTGAAGGTCTCCCTTGTCCGCGTCGACGTCACCCATCAGGTGATCGGTTACCTGCGTAAGTTGCTCACCGGTGAGGTCCTGGACTCGGTGGAGTTGGACATGCCGCCCCAGACGCTGTCGACGCGGGCGGTGATGTACACGATCGAGCCCGAGGCACTCGATGCGATCGGGATCGCCGAGGTGGACTTCCCCGGCGCGTTACACGCCGCCGAGCACGCAGCAATCGGTCTTCTCCCACTGGTGGCCACCTGCGATCGATGGGACATCGGAGGGCTCTCGACCAACCTGCACCCCGACACGGGGTTGCCCACCGTGTTCGTCTACGACGGATATCCCGGCGGCGCCGGGTTCGCCGACCGCGGACATGAGGCGTTCGAAATGTGGATCAAAGCGACCCGGGATGCGGTGTCGGACTGCGGTTGCGAGGCGGGCTGCCCCTCGTGTGTCCAATCACCGAAGTGCGGAAACGGCAATGACCCGCTCGACAAGGCGGCTGCCATTCGCGTTCTCGACCTGATCCTGCGTGAATTGCCGGACAGCTGA
- the topA gene encoding type I DNA topoisomerase — protein MADSGTTARGTGGVVRRLVIVESPTKARKISSYLGNNYVVESSRGHIRDLPRGAADVPAKYKGQPWARLGVDVEHDFEPLYVVSPDKKSTVTELKSLLKDVDELYLATDGDREGEAIAWHLLETLKPKVPVKRMVFHEITESAIRAAAENPRDLDEDLVDAQETRRILDRLYGYEVSPVLWKKVMPKLSAGRVQSVATRIIVERERERMAFRSATYWDIAATLDAGAEATPRSFGARLVSVDGDRVASGRDFDSAGALKKADGVTVLDESRAVSLASGLQGAAMTVSSVEEKPYTRRPYAPFMTSTLQQEAGRKLRFTSDRTMRVAQRLYENGYITYMRTDSTTLSESAITAARNQARDLYGANFVHPTPRQYTRKVKNAQEAHEAIRPAGESFRTPGQVASALQTDEFRLYELIWQRTVASQMADARGTTMSLRISGKAQTGETCTFAASGRTITFPGFLSAYVETVDEQAGGTADDAESRLPNLVEGQSLTATELRPDGHTTNPPARYTEASLVKTLEELGIGRPSTYASIIGTIQDRGYVHKKGSALVPSWIAFAVVGLLEAYFKRLVDYDFTATLEDDLDQIAQGAENRTAWLTRFYYGQEGAEGQAGTGLKKLVGVNLEEIDAREVNSIRLFDDDQGRPVYVRVGRFGPYLERTVTPEGGGEPESQRANLPDDITPDELTLELAEKLFSTPQEGRTLGVDPLTGHEIVAKEGRFGPYVTEILPDPEDEGDDGNSVPALTPPPAPTPLDDGATPLDAPTGGGGTATATKKATAKKAAKKAAKKAGPKPRTGSLFKSMEIGSVTLDDALKLLSLPRVVGQDAEGQEITAQNGRYGPYLKRGTDSRSLTSEDQIFDITLDEALKIYSEPKRRGRAAAAPPLRELGKDPVSEQPMVIKDGRFGPYVTDGETNASLRKDDDVASITDERASELLADRRARGPAKKSAKKASKKAPAKKTAAKKTAAKKTTAKKTAAKKAPAKKAAAKKKAD, from the coding sequence GTGGCGGATTCAGGTACAACAGCCCGCGGGACTGGCGGTGTCGTGCGCCGGCTCGTGATCGTCGAGTCTCCGACCAAGGCCCGCAAGATCTCCTCATATCTCGGCAACAACTACGTGGTGGAGTCGTCCCGCGGACACATCCGGGACCTCCCACGCGGCGCGGCGGACGTGCCCGCCAAGTACAAGGGTCAGCCCTGGGCGCGACTCGGTGTCGACGTCGAGCACGACTTCGAGCCCCTCTACGTGGTCTCGCCGGACAAGAAGTCCACCGTCACCGAGCTCAAGTCGCTGCTCAAGGACGTCGATGAGCTCTATCTCGCAACAGACGGTGACCGGGAGGGCGAGGCCATCGCCTGGCACCTGCTGGAGACCCTCAAGCCCAAGGTTCCGGTCAAGCGGATGGTCTTCCACGAGATCACCGAATCGGCCATCAGGGCTGCCGCAGAGAACCCCCGTGACCTCGACGAAGACCTGGTCGACGCCCAGGAGACCCGACGCATCCTCGACCGCCTGTACGGCTACGAGGTGTCGCCGGTGCTGTGGAAGAAGGTCATGCCGAAACTCTCGGCGGGCCGTGTGCAGTCGGTGGCCACCCGCATCATCGTCGAGCGCGAACGCGAGCGGATGGCGTTCCGGTCGGCAACGTATTGGGACATCGCCGCCACGCTCGACGCCGGCGCGGAAGCGACACCCCGCAGTTTCGGCGCGAGGCTCGTCAGTGTCGACGGCGACCGCGTGGCCAGTGGCCGCGACTTCGACTCCGCCGGTGCGCTGAAGAAGGCCGACGGGGTGACAGTGCTCGACGAGTCGCGCGCCGTGTCACTCGCGTCAGGGCTCCAAGGCGCCGCGATGACGGTCTCGTCGGTCGAGGAGAAGCCCTACACGCGCCGCCCGTACGCGCCGTTCATGACGTCGACCCTGCAGCAGGAGGCCGGCCGCAAACTCAGGTTCACCTCCGACCGCACCATGCGGGTGGCGCAACGGCTGTACGAGAACGGCTACATCACCTACATGCGTACCGACTCGACCACGCTGTCCGAGTCGGCCATCACAGCCGCCCGTAACCAGGCCCGTGATCTCTATGGGGCCAACTTCGTCCATCCGACGCCGCGGCAGTACACCCGCAAGGTGAAGAACGCGCAGGAGGCGCACGAGGCCATCCGGCCGGCGGGCGAGTCCTTCCGGACGCCGGGTCAGGTCGCCTCGGCGCTGCAGACCGACGAGTTCCGGTTGTACGAGCTGATCTGGCAGCGCACGGTCGCGTCGCAGATGGCCGACGCGCGCGGCACCACGATGAGTCTGCGGATCAGCGGCAAGGCGCAAACAGGTGAGACCTGTACCTTCGCCGCGTCCGGTCGCACCATCACCTTCCCGGGCTTCTTGTCGGCTTATGTGGAGACGGTGGACGAGCAGGCCGGCGGCACCGCCGACGACGCCGAGAGTCGCCTCCCGAATCTCGTCGAAGGCCAATCACTCACTGCAACCGAGCTGCGTCCTGACGGGCACACCACCAACCCGCCCGCCCGATACACCGAGGCTTCATTGGTGAAGACGTTGGAGGAGTTGGGGATCGGACGTCCGTCGACGTACGCGTCGATCATCGGCACCATCCAAGACCGCGGGTACGTACACAAGAAGGGGTCGGCCCTCGTGCCGTCCTGGATCGCGTTCGCGGTGGTGGGACTGCTCGAGGCGTACTTCAAACGCCTTGTCGACTACGACTTCACGGCCACCCTCGAAGACGATCTCGACCAGATCGCGCAAGGCGCCGAGAATCGCACCGCCTGGCTGACCCGTTTCTACTACGGGCAAGAGGGTGCAGAAGGACAGGCCGGCACCGGGCTCAAGAAGCTCGTCGGCGTGAACCTCGAAGAGATCGATGCCCGTGAGGTCAACTCGATCCGGTTGTTCGACGACGACCAGGGTCGCCCGGTGTACGTGCGGGTCGGCCGATTCGGTCCGTATCTCGAACGCACGGTCACCCCTGAAGGTGGTGGCGAGCCGGAGTCGCAGCGCGCCAACCTGCCCGACGACATCACGCCTGACGAGCTCACGCTCGAATTGGCCGAAAAGCTTTTCAGCACACCGCAAGAGGGCCGCACCCTGGGTGTCGATCCGCTCACCGGTCACGAGATCGTCGCCAAGGAAGGGCGTTTCGGTCCGTACGTGACCGAGATCCTCCCGGATCCGGAAGACGAAGGCGACGACGGGAACTCGGTCCCGGCGCTGACTCCTCCGCCTGCGCCCACCCCGCTCGACGACGGCGCGACCCCACTGGACGCACCGACGGGCGGCGGCGGCACCGCAACCGCCACCAAGAAGGCGACTGCCAAGAAAGCCGCGAAGAAGGCGGCCAAGAAGGCCGGACCGAAACCGCGCACCGGATCACTGTTCAAGTCGATGGAGATCGGCTCGGTCACTCTCGACGACGCGTTGAAGTTGCTGTCGTTGCCACGGGTTGTGGGGCAGGATGCCGAAGGCCAGGAGATCACCGCACAGAACGGTCGCTATGGGCCATATCTGAAGCGCGGCACCGATTCTCGCTCGTTGACGTCCGAGGACCAGATCTTCGACATCACCTTGGACGAGGCGTTGAAGATCTATTCCGAGCCCAAGCGCCGCGGTCGGGCAGCAGCTGCTCCTCCGCTGCGTGAGCTGGGCAAGGACCCGGTCTCCGAGCAGCCGATGGTGATCAAGGACGGCCGTTTCGGTCCGTACGTGACCGATGGCGAGACCAACGCGAGCCTGCGAAAAGACGATGACGTCGCGTCGATCACCGACGAGCGTGCGTCGGAGTTGCTGGCGGACAGGCGAGCTCGTGGCCCGGCGAAGAAGTCGGCCAAGAAGGCGTCCAAGAAGGCTCCGGCAAAGAAGACCGCTGCCAAGAAGACAGCGGCGAAGAAGACCACCGCCAAGAAGACAGCTGCGAAGAAAGCTCCCGCGAAAAAGGCTGCTGCCAAGAAGAAGGCTGACTAG
- a CDS encoding cold-shock protein — protein MAQGTVKWFNAEKGFGFIAPDDGPDDVFVHYSEIQGNGFRTLEENQRVEFEVGQGTKGPQATGVRAL, from the coding sequence ATGGCACAGGGGACTGTGAAGTGGTTCAACGCGGAGAAGGGCTTCGGCTTCATCGCGCCTGACGATGGACCGGACGACGTGTTTGTCCACTACTCGGAGATCCAGGGGAACGGATTCCGCACCCTCGAGGAGAACCAGCGGGTCGAGTTCGAGGTCGGTCAGGGCACCAAGGGCCCACAGGCCACCGGCGTTCGCGCGCTGTAG